The following coding sequences lie in one Salvelinus namaycush isolate Seneca unplaced genomic scaffold, SaNama_1.0 Scaffold264, whole genome shotgun sequence genomic window:
- the LOC120039317 gene encoding E3 ubiquitin-protein ligase RNF12-A-like, which translates to MEGSDSSEPGASDQPEAQRRRQRDRLDREEAFYQFVNNLSEADYRLMRDNNLLGTPGEITAEELLSRLQQIKDGPEQQQPSINTSETGEATGEPTEPVEGPEDPSNGDTLLDWLNTVRRTGNTTRSGHRGNQSWRAVSRTNPNSGDFRFSLEINVNRNLAEQQARADVGEGGEAPAEAPGDGVEAVVGVEVQAGTEAGTEAVVGVEVQAGTEAVVGVEVQAGTEAVVGVEVQAGTEAVVGVEVQAGTEAVVGVEVQAGTEAVVGVEVQAGTEAVVGVEVQAGTEAVVGVEVQAGTEAGTEAGTEAGTEAGTEAGTEAGTEAGTEAGTEAGTEAGTEAGTEAGTEAGTEAGTEAGTEAGTEAGTEVPMETGEVLEEPVVEELAVIVEPEVEMEPEAEVEAEPELEAEMVPELVVEVVPQPPSPVTTTPPVSRPASPLVQAPPSPPPEEPPRRGQRRARSRSPEQRRTRARTTRSRSPLTLDRLDGLPRHVPNAAPSHSPPTLPPQAPAEGSSRTRQHVLSRQSTAEYEVQSAGTGSETAPEPVTTPPQEGEAAGGEGAAGRRPPTIMLDLQVRRVRPGEYRQRDSIANRTRSRSQNSNNTFLYESERGGFRRTFSRSERAGVRTYVSTIRIPIRRISDAGLGEATSMALQTMIRQIMTGFGELSYFMDSDSDSSDSNRGGGNPTGAADLAEALNTPDGGVAGMAEGAEPPVSVGGPSVGGAGEARTEEGEEGVGVGLAPGIGLGVGGTPREGRARPRAPISLEEPGSLPFLRLAHFFLLNDEDEEQPRGLTKEQIDNLSTRNFGESDALKTCSVCITEYAEGNKLRKLPCSHEYHVHCIDRWLSENSTCPICRRAVLVSANRESVV; encoded by the exons ATGGAGGGCTCCGACAGTTCCGAGCCGGGCGCCAGTGACCAACCAGAGGCCCAGCGCAGGCGGCAACGGGACCGGCTAGACCGGGAGGAGGCCTTCTACCAGTTTGTCAACAACCTGAGTGAGGCAGACTACCGGCTGATGAGAGACAACAACCTGCTGGGTACCCCAG GTGAGATCACAGCAGAGGAGTTATTGAGTCGGCTGCAGCAGATTAAGGATGGACCAGAGCAGCAGCAGCCTAGCATCAACACCAGTGAGACTGGAGAAGCTACAGGAG AACCGACAGAACCGGTGGAAGGTCCAGAGGACCCGTCTAATGGCGACACCCTCTTGGATTGGCTGAACACCGTCAGGCGGACAGGCAACACCACCCGCAGTGGTCACCGAGGCAACCAGTCGTGGCGGGCGGTGAGCCGGACCAACCCAAACAGCGGAGACTTCCGGTTCAGTCTGGAGATCAACGTTAACCGTAACCTGGCTGAGCAGCAGGCCCGCGCcgatgtgggggaggggggggaagcCCCAGCAGAAGCACCTGGCGATGGGGTGGAGGCAGTGGTCGGAGTGGAGGTCCAGGCAGGGACTGAGGCAGGGACTGAGGCAGTGGTCGGAGTGGAGGTCCAGGCAGGGACTGAGGCAGTGGTCGGAGTGGAGGTCCAGGCAGGGACTGAGGCAGTGGTCGGAGTGGAGGTCCAGGCAGGGACTGAGGCAGTGGTCGGAGTGGAGGTCCAGGCAGGGACTGAGGCAGTGGTCGGAGTGGAGGTCCAGGCAGGGACTGAGGCAGTGGTCGGAGTGGAGGTCCAGGCAGGGACTGAGGCAGTGGTCGGAGTGGAGGTCCAGGCAGGGACTGAGGCAGTGGTCGGAGTGGAGGTCCAGGCAGGGACTGAGGCAGGGACTGAGGCAGGGACTGAGGCAGGGACTGAGGCAGGGACTGAGGCAGGGACTGAGGCAGGGACTGAGGCAGGGACTGAGGCAGGGACTGAGGCAGGGACTGAGGCAGGGACTGAGGCAGGGACTGAGGCAGGGACTGAGGCAGGGACTGAGGCAGGGACTGAGGCAGGGACTGAGGCAGGGACTGAGGCAGGGACTGAGGTGCCCATGGAGACAGGAGAGGTGCTGGAGGAACCAGTTGTGGAGGAGCTGGCTGTCATAGTGGAACCAGAAGTGGAGATGGAGCCAGAGGCTGAAGTAGAAGCTGAGCCAGAACTAGAAGCAGAGATGGTCCCAGagttagtagtagaggtagtcCCACAGCCGCCCAGCCCTGTCACCACCACCCCTCCTGTCTCCAGACCAGCCAGTCCCCTGGTGCAGGCCCCTCCCAGCCCTCCCCCTGAGGAGCCTCCGCGACGTGGCCAGAGACGAGCCCGCAGCCGTAGCCCCGAGCAGCGCCGGACAAGGGCTCGCACCACAcggagccgttctcccctcaccCTGGACCGACTGGACGGCCTCCCCCGCCACGTGCCCAACGCCGCCCCTTCACACAGCCCCCCCACCCTGCCCCCCCAGGCCCCCGCAGAGGGAAGCTCACGGACTCGACAGCATGTTCTGTCCCGGCAGAGCACTGCAGAGTACGAGGTCCAGTCAGCCGGAACAGGGTCTGAGACCGCCCCAGAGCCCGTTACCACCCCACCCCAGGAGGGAGAGGCCGCGGGCGGGGAGGGAGCAGCAGGACGACGTCCCCCCACCATCATGCTGGACCTGCAGGTGCGTCGTGTTCGTCCAGGTGAGTACCGCCAGAGGGACAGCATTGCTAACAGAACCCGCTCACGCTCCCAGAACTCCAACAACACCTTCCTGTacgagagtgagagggggggatTCCGCAGGACCTTCTCCCGGTCCGAGCGTGCGGGTGTGAGGACGTACGTCAGCACCATCAGGATCCCCATCAGGAGGATCAGTGACGCAGGGTTGGGAGAGGCCACCTCCATGGCTCTGCAGACCATGATACGACAGATCATGACCGGCTTCGGAGAGCTCAGCTACTTCATGGACTCAGACTCTGACTCCTCGGACTCAAACCGTGGCGGTGGTAACCCCACTGGCGCTGCCGACCTGGCCGAGGCGCTCAACACTCCCGACGGGGGAGTAGCCGGTATGGCGGAGGGGGCGGAGCCTCCTGTCTCAGTGGGTGGGCCTAGTGTGGGAGGAGCCGGGGAGGCAAGGACAGAGGAGGGGGAAGAAGGGGTTGGTGTAGGTCTGGCCCCAGGGATAGGTTTAGGGGTGGGGGGCACCCCCAGGGAGGGGCGAGCTCGGCCCCGTGCCCCCATCAGTTTGGAGGAACCAGGGTCACTACCCTTCCTCCGCCTTGCTCACTTCTTCCTCCTGAATGATGAGGATGAGGAACAGCCCAGAGGACTCACCAAGGAGCAGATCGACAACCTCTCCACCAGGAACTTTGGGGAGAGTGATGCTCTGAAGACCTGCAGTGTGTGTATCACAGAGTATGCTGAGGGGAACAAGTTGAGGAAGTTGCCCTGTTCTCATGAGTACCATGTTCACTGTATCGACCGCTGGCTGTCTGAGAACTCCACCTGTCCTATCTGCCGCAGGGCCGTGCTGGTGTCTGCTAACCGGGAGAGTGTGGTCTAA